The Topomyia yanbarensis strain Yona2022 chromosome 3, ASM3024719v1, whole genome shotgun sequence nucleotide sequence GTGGATGACTGGATTAGTGGCTGTATTTCGTTCTGTTTACAAGAAAACCCGAAAACGTCCAACGAATCTCTGTTTAAATTTGCCTTCGATCAGTGGATTCTCGCCGATTTAAAGGAAATTGGTGTATCCTCACTACCCGAAAGCATCGATACGGAAACAAATAGTTTCACACTGAACGGACGTTTTCCACTTCAGCTAAATTATCTAGTGGACATTTCGGAACCGTGCTATGATCAGCTTAGGAATCTGTACAACAAAAAGATGGACGAAGCGGACGAGGAAATTCTAATGCGGAAAACTCAAACTCAACACATTAAAAAGAAGCGCATGCTAAAGCTGGAACTGACGGACGGGAAAAGGACTGTATTAGGAATGGAACATAATCCGATAGCAGTGTTAAATACCAAGTTACCACCAGGGGTTAAAATTTTTCTAACTGGTCCCATCCGATGTATTAATAAAGTGCTCTTTTTGGAACCGAAAAACGTCCGGATACTAGGTGGAGAAGTTGACACCATGTTGATTACAaatgcatttgaaaacattctcTTGAAGGCGCTAGGCCAGCCTCTAAACCCTAACCCAAAAACAGAGTATGATGAACCAGTAGTTGTAGAGAAGAATCGTAATACAATGTACAATAACATACAACCTATACCTATGGTATTTGCGTCTCCTGTGAAGCCACTTACAGACAGGCCCAGTGAAGATTGGGAGGATGATATGTTTCTAGGAATTAACTTGGATGGGATCGATGGTATTGAGCAGAATAAAGAACGAGTGGAGAAGCCCCCAGAACAAGTTCCTACTATCAGCACTCTGATGGACGACGACGATGACTTGGTGCAAATTGAATTACCAGAGCGGGAAATCATGAACCAACAAGTTTCGTCCACAAAAACTTCTCAACCTTCGCCGTCATCATCTCGTACGAAACCATCGGCCGTCAAGCAACCAAACCTAGAATACCCCGATGATGACATTGATGCAATGAACTTTTTGGAAGACGAAATACGTAACGAACAGCGGCATTTGATAAATCCGATCATGGATGAAGAACCTACGAATCTAGCGTCGAATCATTCAACACCGGTCCAGCCGGCCAAACGTCCCCGACTGGCATCAGTCGAGTCTACAGCGAAGTTGGTCATTGAAAGTCAGCAACCTTCAACAAgcaaaaattttgataaatgTTCCGTCTCTGCTTTCTTCGAAGACAGTCTCGATGGTGATGCCTTCCAGATAGAGGAAATTTCTGCTTCTGGTATGGATGATATGCTTTCCCCCCGGTATCAGTTCCAGGTAGATGGTTACAGCTTGGCAACGGTGACGCAACTCAACGAGCTGAGTGATGCCGAAAGGGAAGAACGCACCTTTGTGGTGTTTGGCGAGGTGGAAGAAGTATTCGAGCGAATTCGTGTATCTGATGACGGCTGGAAGCTGGGGGTGATGATCACAGATCGATCGGAGCGTTGTCTTCCGGTGAGCGAGTAGCTTCATGTTTTTTCCGTGAATCAGGATCGACCCGATGTACGGATTATAACTAGTTTCATTATTCATTTCAGGTGCGCTTTCATACGACAGTTATTAGCAAGATGGTGGGTCACGACGCTAGTTCGATTCAGCAAATGAAGCGCGCTAGAAATCCACAAGTGATGAAGCTACTCGAAGAAGTTTGTATATTTGGTATTTATTGGGCTAAAATGAAAACTAATCCCAGATTTTTATTGCACAGATTCTCATCAAGTTCAAAAATCAACTACAAGAGCTACGAACGTTCTTGCGAATTCGCTATCATCAGGGAAATGATTTTCCCTTTGTTATGGAGTTGTATGAGACCACTCGTTCGCGGCTTGTAGTATTGCACAATAAAATCAAGAAAGAGAATGTTAAACACTTGCTTGAAATTCTACCTGAAGAATGTGATACTGTCAgctaagaaaaaaaaagatagttattctaTTGTTGTAAAGTAGGTATAATAAAATAAAGATCTCTACAGTATATATTCGCTAACAATCTTCTCTTTGTTTTGATGTACATCACAATATCAACCAATAAAAAGGCTTCTTTAAAATTTCCCCCATTGTCTTATTATCTACGTACTTAGTGACTAGTAACGACGTTCTATTATTTGTGGTTTAAATAAAAGTAATTTAAGCTGTTCATAGGAAATCCACATCACAATATTCCACGAAACTAGACGAGCAAATGAGGGCACGAATCCCTTGTAGAAAGCAGCCATACCCTCTTTGCTGCCCATCTTGATGGCACATTCAACTACACCCTGGTACTGTCCCTTGGGAGAATTCATGTAACGGGTTTTAACAACATCCACCGGGGAAGCGACTACAGTGGCAGCGAATCCAGCTATCACAGCGGCGCTGAAATGTAGACGAACATCGTTGGGAATGTGGGTGTAGGTCAGCAGACAATCCTTCACCACATCGTAGCAAACGATTTCGGCTACGTTGATGATCGCATTACGTCCAATATTTGGAGCGGTTCCCTTCCAGAGTCCTCGTACACCTTCCTCGCGGTGAATCGTCCGATAAGCTTCCAGTGTGGAAGTATACCGACGACCCGTTGCTGAACGTGAAGCCGCCTGGAAGCGCACCTTAACCACGTCAGTCGGATGGGCTAGCAAAACCGCTAGTCCACCCGTTGTTAAACCTGCGCAAACTCGTGTGATGATTTGAAGACCAGCTtcgttttctggaaaataaacAATGCATTAGAAAACAGCACAACGGCAAAACAATGGTGGTCAGACCAACCTTTAAAAATAGATGAATACAATGTTTTCACCGTGTCGTACAGCCCTATCCGAATCGATGAGAAGCACATCTGACGCTGTAGGCCAGCCGAGAGACCACTATACAAAGTCCGAAAACCCTCCTGGCGGGTGATGGTGGTGATGGTTCCAACTAATCCACGATACTGAACATGCTGTACCCCCGGGAACGTGGTGGGATTCAGTTTGAGTGATTGTATGGTGCTGCTACCGATGCTGCTGGCGGCGTTTGTCGACTTTAGAGCCGCAGTCCGCACCGGCTGTTCGCCTTGGATCTGCGAATGgtaggaaaatatgaaaaattaagcaCACGCAAGCGGATACAAATGTTACACCTATAAAACTATCTAATGTCACATGGAATATTCGAATTGAAGTATCCCGTAACGTGAAATCCATGTTCTAGTTGTTTTTGGGAAATTCATTATATCTTGCGATTCTGTGAACATCCATCCAAGTAAAGTCTTTAAAGTTCTTAAGAAATTAAACTGCCGTTTCGAAATAGCAGCAACAAGTAGCTACTCGCAACTAGACGGTGCTAAGATCGGCCAGTAATCGCTACATGGGCCTTCTATGCAAACTTGAGTACAATAGTGACTAACATTGACGAACTTGTGTGCGATGATGAAGTTACTTTCAAATGTGATGTatttattctggttgcagttgaaaactggaaaatccaaccagcgacaatcgtagTTTCTCTGGTTCTAAACAATGGAATCACTTCGAAAGTAGTGCGCTGTTTCCGTACAATGATGCGCTATccagcgcactacttccgacatcatggattagcac carries:
- the LOC131688698 gene encoding dicarboxylate carrier SLC25A8-like; the encoded protein is MNRQFPQRQELTASVPVKLLTAGTAACWADFVTFPLDTAKVRLQIQGEQPVRTAALKSTNAASSIGSSTIQSLKLNPTTFPGVQHVQYRGLVGTITTITRQEGFRTLYSGLSAGLQRQMCFSSIRIGLYDTVKTLYSSIFKENEAGLQIITRVCAGLTTGGLAVLLAHPTDVVKVRFQAASRSATGRRYTSTLEAYRTIHREEGVRGLWKGTAPNIGRNAIINVAEIVCYDVVKDCLLTYTHIPNDVRLHFSAAVIAGFAATVVASPVDVVKTRYMNSPKGQYQGVVECAIKMGSKEGMAAFYKGFVPSFARLVSWNIVMWISYEQLKLLLFKPQIIERRY
- the LOC131688697 gene encoding recQ-mediated genome instability protein 1-like; the encoded protein is MIQCETNRATQVTTRFLREYNIKVVDDWISGCISFCLQENPKTSNESLFKFAFDQWILADLKEIGVSSLPESIDTETNSFTLNGRFPLQLNYLVDISEPCYDQLRNLYNKKMDEADEEILMRKTQTQHIKKKRMLKLELTDGKRTVLGMEHNPIAVLNTKLPPGVKIFLTGPIRCINKVLFLEPKNVRILGGEVDTMLITNAFENILLKALGQPLNPNPKTEYDEPVVVEKNRNTMYNNIQPIPMVFASPVKPLTDRPSEDWEDDMFLGINLDGIDGIEQNKERVEKPPEQVPTISTLMDDDDDLVQIELPEREIMNQQVSSTKTSQPSPSSSRTKPSAVKQPNLEYPDDDIDAMNFLEDEIRNEQRHLINPIMDEEPTNLASNHSTPVQPAKRPRLASVESTAKLVIESQQPSTSKNFDKCSVSAFFEDSLDGDAFQIEEISASGMDDMLSPRYQFQVDGYSLATVTQLNELSDAEREERTFVVFGEVEEVFERIRVSDDGWKLGVMITDRSERCLPVRFHTTVISKMVGHDASSIQQMKRARNPQVMKLLEEILIKFKNQLQELRTFLRIRYHQGNDFPFVMELYETTRSRLVVLHNKIKKENVKHLLEILPEECDTVS